Within the Chloroflexota bacterium genome, the region AAATGAGAGACCTCATCGCCGTGGCCCGGGGGGAGGCCCCCGCCGACTTGGTGCTGAAGAACGCCCGCATCATCAACACCTTCACCGGGGAGATAGAAAAGGCCAGCGTAGCCGTGCACCAGGACAGGATAGCCGGGGTGGGGGACTACCGGCAGGGAAAAGAGGTCCTGGACCTGGAGGGGAGCTATCTCTGCCCCGGGCTCATTGACGGCCATGTCCACCCCGAGAGCAGCTATCTCCATCCCGCCCAGTATGCCATGGCGGTGGTGCCCCGTGGCACTACGGCCATCGTTACTGACCTGCATGAGATAGCCAATGTGGCCGGGCTGGAGGGCCTGCGCTTCTTCCTCCGCTGGTCAAAGAGGCTGCCCCTGGACCTCTTCCTCCTGGCCCCCTCCTGCGTCCCCGCCACCCCCCTGGAGACCGCCGGGGCAAGCCTGGGCCCCCAGGAAATAAAAAGGGCCCTGGGCTGGAAAGGGGTGGTGGGCCTGGGGGAGATGATGAACTTCCCCGGCGTCCTGGCCGGGGATAGCCATGTCCTGGAAAAGCTCTCCGCCGCCCGGGGTAAGGTCCGGGACGGCCACGCCCCGGGGCTTGGCGGGAAGGACCTCAATGCCTATATTGCCTCGGGCATCTCCTCCGACCACGAGACAACTACCTATGAGGAGGGGCAGGAGAAGCTGAGGCGCGGGATGTGGCTGATGCTCAGGGAAGGCTCCTCCGAGAAGAACCTGGAGGCCCTCCTCCCCCTGGTGACGGACAAGACCTATCACCGCTGTCTGCTGGTGGTGGATGACCGCACCTGTGGGGACATCTTGCGGGAGGGGGACATGGATGCGGTGGTCCGCCGGGCCATCGCCCTGGGGCTGGACCCGGTGAGGGCCATAGCCCTGGCCACCCTCAACCCCGCCCGCCGCTTCGGCCTTGAGGGCTACGGGGCCGTAGCCCCCGGGTATATAGCCAACCTCATCGCGGTAAGAGACCTGAAGGAGTTCCGCGTGGACCTGATCTTCCACCACGGCCGGCTGGTGGCCCGAGAGGGCAGGCCCCTCTTCTCCTCCCGGCCCCGCCATGCCCTGGCCTCAACCATGAAGGTCAGGTCCTTTTCCAGAGAGGACCTGAAGCTCCCCGCCGCCCGCGCCCCCCTCCCCGTCATCCAGGTCATCCCGGGCCAGATTCTCACCCGGAAGGCCCATTTACCCCTCAAAATAGAAAGGGGCGAAGTCGTCCCGGACCCACAGAGGGACATCCTGAAGGCGGTGGTGGTGGAGCGGCACCGGGCCACGGGGAACATCGGCCTGGGGCTGGTGAGGGGCTTCGGCCTGCGGGAGGGGGCCCTGGCCTCCTCCGTGGCCCACGACTCCCACAACATCGTGGCCGTAGGGGCCGGGGATGCGGACCTCTACGCCGCCATACAGGAGATAATCAGGCTGGGCGGGGGGCTGGTGGTGACGAGGGGCGGAAAAGCCCTGGCCTCCCTCCCCCTCCCCATCGCCGGGCTTTTATCCGACCTGCCCCTAGAGGAGGTGGTGGCCCGGCTGGAGAGGCTCCAGGCCCTGGCCCGGGGGCTGGGCTGCCCCCTCCCCTCGCCGTTCGCCACCCTCTCGTTTATTGCCCTCCCCGTCATCCCCGAACTCAGACTCACGGACAAGGGCCTGGTGGATGTGGACTCTTTCCGTGTTATTGACTAAGGAAGCCCACCAGCGACAGTTACCTACCCTGAAGGAACTGAGGCCAAGCGGATGAATGACGCCTCATATTTACCGGTCGAGCCCAAACTGGGTTCCAGGGGCTTTGGTACCACCAGCCTCAGGACTAACGGGCCATTGAGCCCTGTTCGGCTTTCGCTTAGACTTTAGTTTGGTCAAGATATGGTTAAGGAAAGTCATGATTGGGTAAAGAACTGTTGAGAAAGGGTTAAGGACGGTTTGATGCAGAATGGCAGGTTCGGAACAGCGATGAGACGGGGGATTGCCCCTGTCTTGCTGCTGGGCATGTTGTAGATGTCCTGGACCGGGGTTCTCTTCCTTACCGCCCTGCTGGTGGGCTTGAGTCTGGGAGCGGGGTTTGCCCGGGCCTGGTGGGAGAGCCGGCGTGGCCCCCAACCCCATGGGAGTGAAGATCACACCAAGTCTAAGAGGGGCTCCACCTGGCAGCCAACGAGCCAAGAACCTGAACGCACTGGGCCTCAGTCTGAGGCAGGAGCCGCTAGGACTCCATTGCATCTCCCCCGAGAGGGGGCCAGGGGCAGACGGGTCTAGACCCCTTCCAGTTTCTCCCGTAGTAGTCTCTTGCCATACTCCAGGAGCCGGGCCTTTCTCTCTGCGGGGACCTGTTTTATCTCTAGATACAGCTCCAGGGCCTTTTCGGGGGGGAGGCCGCGGGCTTCCACGTCCAGGCGGGGGCGGGCCTTCCTCTCTACCTGGACAGCCAGCGGCAGGGCGAAATAGGCCTCCCTCAGGGCCTTTCTCACCTCGGCCTCGTTGATAGCAGCCCCCTCCACCAGCTTCACCTGCACCCGGACAATGGCCCCCTTGATTTCCTCTGCCCTAAGCGAGATGGCCTCCAGCACGGCCCGGGTGGGGTCGGCCCCCGGGTCGGGGTTTATCTCTATGGTGAGAAAACGGCGGGCGGGGGTGGGGTGGAAGGTGGGGAGGGCCTCTTTCCCCTTTATGTCAACAACGAAGAAGCCCTTCTCACCCCCCTCCTCCGAGAAGTCCAGCCGCTCCAGGCTCCCGGAGTAGGCTACAACCGGGCGGTCCTGCCGCAGGATTTGCTGGCGGTGGATATGGCCCAGGGCGATATAGGAGAAGGCCTCGCGGGCCAGGTTGGCCGCCTGGAAGACCGGCTCCCTCCCCACCACCATCCCCCTCTCCGAGCCCACCTTTGCCCCGTAGACCCAGAAGTGGGCCGCCAGCACCGCCGGCACCCCCGGGTCCAGGTTCTTTACTTCTTCGTCAAGCACCCCGTAGACTTTCTCCTCCACCCTCCGGTCCAGCTCCTCCATGCCCAGGCCCCGGGCCTCCTCCCTGGCGAGGAAGGCCCCCGGGCGGGGCCAGGGCAGGGCCACTACCTGCAAGGGGCCCGATTTTGTTTCCACCCGGAAGGTCCCGGCCCGGTGGGCCACGGTGAGGTTCTTCACGGCCAGAGCGGGGAAGACCTCCAGGGCCGCCGCCCTCCCCACCCCGGCGGGCGTATCGTGGTTCCCCGTAAGGAGAAGGACGGGAACGTCTTTTGAGGCCAGCCTGGCGAGCCTGCGGGCAAACTCCCTCTGCTCCGTGGGCTCGGGGCGGCGGCTCTTGTAGGCGTCCCCGCAGAAGAGGACCAGGTCAACATCCCCCTCCAATGCCCGCTCAACCACCACATCCAGGCAGCGCAGAAAGTCCCCCAGGCGGGAGGAAAGCCCCGTGGCGGGGTCTATATGCCCGTAGGTTTCAACCCCCAGGTGAAGGTCAGAGAAATGGAGGAGCTTCACCTCACCCCTCTCTCCTCAAGTGGCACCTTGCGGAACTTCTTAGCACGCATGTTTGCCTTGACAAAATCATGCAACAGATGTTAGCCTATAACTGGCGACCAGAAAATGGGTCGGAGCGAAAGCTCACGGGTTGTCTCTGAATAAGAGGCAAGCTTTGGCTGGGAGGAAAGAACCCGCCCTGACGGTCGCCATTTTTATTTCCCTCCGAAGAGACAGTCAATAAACAAGTAGTCTCTTTGTACGCCTGGGGGCCTTGTCGTGAAGCCACTCTCCCAGGCCTTCCCACCATCGTCCTTCAAGAGTAACGGATAAAGGAGACGCATCAGGCTTGCCCGGCCGACACTCCGTCCAGCTTTAATATAGGAACACGCTCTGACCCCTTTGAGCCAACAAACTACGCAAGTGGGCAATCGCTGACCCAGCAGGCTTTCGACATATTCTCGGCCCAGTCCCGCGATGACATCAGCTAGCTGCAGCATGAGACTACTCCCCGACTTGGTAAAAAGGAGCCAATCTGCTCTTGCCTTCTTCCAGTCGAGCCGCTTATCTCGCTGGAACTGCGCTCTTATTGCTTCTTCACACCCCGCCCACCCAACCTCGTCAAATACTAGCTGGAAGTAGGTGTCACTTCTCTTGAAGAATTTCTCCGAGAATGGCCCTATGGGGACATAATGAATTAGACTGACTAGCCTCTTAGTCTTCGGGTCTTTCAGGTCCTCTTCTTTGACTCGCTCCTTGAAGACCGGGACGAGGATTACTTCTACCTTAGCTTCAGATAATAAAGCTAGGGCCTTTCTTCTGGAAGGATGGTGTCTAAGGCTCCTGTATTTCAATTCCGCATCTGGGCGACAACCAATGGTCCTCTTGATACCTAGTACGACACCTTGGTTGTGCCAGATGTCCTCTTCTTTGGTAATCACCCAGGTGATGCAAAGGGTCCTAGAAGCGCCTGCAACTCCTGGGTCGCCGTCATCGCCCGAGAAGTCCGAGAATATTCGGTGTGTGAAAGGCCTCATGTCCGCCATCAGCTGCTGCACACACTCGTTGACAAATGCCCCTCATTGTGGTGGTTTATCCACTTCGTCCCGGAATAACGGGTTCTGTTAGACATTTCCCACATCCCTCCTCAAGGAGAGGGGGAGCTTGAGTTTTCTCCCCGTTGACCAAGCCAGACCTGGCCGCCGGGGGGGAGGGTGAGGAAGGACTCGCCTTCCAGCTTGGCGCTGAGGGTGGGCTCCAAGACGGCGATGGGGACCCTTATCTGCTCCATGCTGTCCCGGTGGCGCAGGGTGGCCATGTGGTCCTCCAGGGACTGGAAGTCCACCGTCAAGCAGAGGGGGGTGCCTATCTCGTCCTGACGGCGGTACCTCCGCCCTATGCTCTGGGCGTCATCATACTGGCAGCGGAAGGACTTCCTCAGCCGGGAGTAGAGCTCCCCGGCCAGCTTTGTCAGGTTTTCCTTGCGGGAGAGGGGGAGGACCGCCATCTGGACGGGGGCCATGGAGAATTTGAAGCGCAGCACCACCCTTATCCCCTCCTTGTCCGGCTCCTCATCATAGGCATCCACCAGGAGGGCCAGGGCGGTGCGGTCCACCCCTGCCGAGGGCTCAATGACATAGGGGATAAAGTGCTGGCCGGTCTCCTCGTCAAAATAGTCCAGGGCCTTGCCGCTGGACTGGGAGTGCTGCCTCAGGTCAAAGTCCCCCCGGTTGGCAATCCCCTCCAGCTCCGACCATCCCATGGGGAAGAGGTACTCCACATCGTGGCAGTCCTTGGCATAGTGGGCCAGCTCATCCTTGCCGTGCGGGCGGAGGCGGAGGTTCTCCTTCTTTATGCCCAGGGACAGATACCAGTTGAACCGTTCCTCCACCCAGTATTTGAACCACTCCTCATCGGTCCCGGGCCGGACGAAATATTCCATCTCCATCTGCTCAAACTCCCGGGTGCGGAAGATGAAGTTGCCGGGGCTTATCTCATTGCGGAAGGCCTTGCCTATCTGGGCAATGCCGAAGGGGACCTTCTTGCGGCTGGAGGCCAGGATGTTCTGGAAATTGAGGAAGATGCCCTGGGCGGTCTCGGGGCGAAGATAGACCACAGTGGAGTCCTCCTCCACGGGGCCCACATGAGTCCTGAACATCAGGTTGAACATCCGTGGCTCGGTGAGTTCCCCACCGCAGGAGGGACAGCGCCCGTCCCTGGCCATATCTTCCCTCCAGCGCAAGTGACAGCTCTTGCACTCCACCAGGGGGTCGGTGAAGCCCTGGACATGCCCCGAGGCCACCCAGGTCTGGGGGTGCATCAGGATGGCGGAATCCAGCCCCACCACATCGTCCCGCTCCTGGACCACAGCCCGCCACCAAGCCTGGCGCACATTGCTTTTCAGCTCCACCCCCAGGGGCCCGTAGTCCCAGAAGGCCCCCAGCCCCCCGTATATCTCGCTCCCCGGGAAAATAAAGCCCCGCCTCTTGCAGAGGGAGACCAGCTTCTCCATATCCACCTTGGCAGCCATACCACATAAGATTAGCAGTTTTTGCCCCCATGTCAAAGCCATTGACAGGATGCCCCCTCCCCCCTATCCTCAAGGAAATGCCCCAAATCCAGGAAGTAGCTGATAAGACCTACCGCCTGGAGGCCCGGCTGCCCCAGGAGAAGGGCCTCTTTTCTTTCTATTCCATCTACCTGATAGATGAGGGGGGAGGGGCCCTTATTGAGCCCGGCCCTGCCGCCGTGGTGCCCGATATCCGTGAGGGGATGGACAAGCTGAGAATGGGGAGCCTGTCCTATATCCTCCCCACCCACATCCACATGGACCATGCCGGTGCGACAGGGATGCTGGCCCGCCTCTTCCCCCAGGCCAGGGTCGTGGTGCACCCCTCGGGGGCAAGGCACATGACAGACCCCGCCCGGCTAATTGAGAGCACCAGGCTAGCCCTGGGGGCCGACTTTGAGGAGCGCTACGGCCCCATCCTGCCCGTCCCCCCGGCCCAGCTCCATATTCCGGAGGACGGGGAGACCCTCTCCCTGGATGGCCGGAAGCTACAGGTAGTCTACTCCCCCGGCCACGCACCCCATCATCTGTCCTATCTGGACATGAAGACCGGGGGCCTCTTCTGCGGGGAGGCCCTGGGACTTCCCGAACACGGCACGCCGCTGCCCTACACCCCCCAGCCTAGCTTTGACCTGGAGGTCTACCTGGAGAGCATGGAAAAGCTCCGGGCCCTCCGGCCCAAAATCCTCTTCTTTTCCCACCAGGGTGTGGGGAAGGAGCCAGAGAGGCTCATATCTCTGGCCAAGGAGAATGCCCGGGCTTTCAGCGATATCATCCTCCAAGCCCTGAAAGCGGGGGCCACCCAGCAGGAAATAGAAGGGAAGATTAGGGACTATCTTCACAAAAGGTTCGGGGCCGCGGCGGACATGAGCGACCCATCCCTGACCATCGCCGGCTACACCCTCTACTTCAAGAGGAAGGGCCTCCTGCCCGCGAGCAACTAGAAGCCTTCCCTAAATCCCTCACCCCTGTGCCCCCCTCCCTTGCATAGGCCGAGGGAAAGGCAAACTACCTGATGAAGACTAGGAGCGTTATCTGATAGACCAACACGCCAACGATACCAGGGAACGCGGCTCGCCGCCAGCGGAGCTTATGGACTGTAGCGGCAGCAATACAGAAAAGGGCAATCAGCCATATCAACTGGGCACCGAGATAGCCGAGAACGAAGACCTGCCAGAATCCGTGGGAGGTAAGCTGCAACCACTTCGTCTGGCTAATTGCGCCAGAGAGGAACAGAAGAGCGGTCGCCCAGTCGGCAATAAGGGTAGTGTATGTAGGGACTGCTATCCCAAAACCGAGAAGAGTGAACACGTCCTCGTATTCTCCATCTCCCCCAAAACATCTGCCCAAGACCTGCACAACTCCTGCCGCCAGTATCCATGCCAGAATCATTACTGGCGCGATGAAGAACACTTCCCAGAAGTAGTAGTTCTCAGCAGGAATGGCAAGCCATGCCGGAATGGTGATATCGGCATCGGCCAATTCCAGAAGCAGAATCGCCAGAGTGTAGAGAGTCACGATGGCGAGCATAGAAATAAGGCCATACCTGTAGCGCCGGCTGTCAGCCAACAGCCTGACGAAAGTGTTGCGTGGCCTGGTGATAGTGCCGCCAATGTACGACACAAATGCTTTCATCAGGCGGCGCCCCACAAAGTAACAGCCCGCACAATCAGAAGGCACACAGAAACCGACTCTCTATCTTCTACTGTGCCCCTCTCAAGAGTAGCCAGTATTACATCCCACGCTGCGAGTCCTGCGAGTAGCATCTCCATTCTCGAGATAAGCGAAGGAGTTCGTTGTCAACCATCAGTAGAAGCCTCCGACTGGACGATTCTTCAGTAGGGTCGACGTTCCAATTATAGCCAACAGAATCGCGAAAGAAAAGGGTGGCCTGTTGGTTCCGGCGTCGTCACATCTGGTTCTCAACAGTATTGAGGTATGTGGGCGACAAAGAACACTTGATTCCTATTCGCTCCTGTATTAGTGTATGCTTTGCTCAATGTTCAGCAGACTGTTCCTCATAAAGACTGCCCATTCATTGATATTCTGGTGGCAAGCGGCCTGTCTAACCTACCTGCTATACGCTGGCATGACCAGGGCTTTCAATGTATTCGTGTTAGTGGCAGTGGCCTCAATATTGTTCAATGGTCTACTCCTCCTCCTTAACAAAGGCAGGTGCCCATTTACCACTCTAGCCGAAAGCCAAGGCGCCGAAAAAGGCTCAATTACAGATATCTTTCTTCCAGCCTGTGTTGCACGCAACATATTCAGAGTGTCCTTCCCCTTTTTCATCGTAGAGCTTCTCTTATTGGCTGTTCGCTTCTTTACAGGTCTATAGACGCATCAAGTTGAATCAGCAGACATAGAAGCTTGCCCGTATCCCCCACCCCTTTGCCCCCTCTCCCTTGCCAAGGGCGAGGTGGAGGAAAACTACGTGGGGGACACCCCCCGGACCCCTCGGAACTCCCCGGGGACCGACCTCGGGAAGCGCTACAGGTCGCCGGCCGGCCTATTCCAGGGGGAGTTGGAGGGCCCGGACCACATCCCTACCCTTATGACATACTCCGCCTGCTCTTTCAATAGGGGTCTTGGGCAACAGGGGTATTGTCTTTAAGAAAAAGGGGGGATAGAATGGGCGCAACATGGCGAGAAAAGCCATCCCGGCCCTGCTCTTGCTAGTGGCCCTCCTTCTCTCCGCATGCCGGGGAAGCCCCGCGGTCACAACCCCGACCCCCGCCCCCACTCCTATCCCCGTGTTCCAGGGTTCGGCTGGGGACGTGACCATTATCGTCCGCCTCATCATCAACCCCTATAACCCCGAGCGCTCCGAGCTCTCTCCCCCCCGCGGTTTCCAGCTGGTCCGGTTTATCCTGAGCCTGGAAAACAAGGGCACACAGCCCGTGCTGGTGAATGCCCTGGACTTTATCCTGGAGGACCAGCAGGGGAGCTTCTACTACGGACAGGGCTCTCTGGAGGCCCCCCTGGGGCTCATCCATACCCTGGCCCCCGGTGCTTCAGTCCAGGCGGTGGTCACCTTCACCGTGG harbors:
- the ade gene encoding adenine deaminase, which translates into the protein MRDLIAVARGEAPADLVLKNARIINTFTGEIEKASVAVHQDRIAGVGDYRQGKEVLDLEGSYLCPGLIDGHVHPESSYLHPAQYAMAVVPRGTTAIVTDLHEIANVAGLEGLRFFLRWSKRLPLDLFLLAPSCVPATPLETAGASLGPQEIKRALGWKGVVGLGEMMNFPGVLAGDSHVLEKLSAARGKVRDGHAPGLGGKDLNAYIASGISSDHETTTYEEGQEKLRRGMWLMLREGSSEKNLEALLPLVTDKTYHRCLLVVDDRTCGDILREGDMDAVVRRAIALGLDPVRAIALATLNPARRFGLEGYGAVAPGYIANLIAVRDLKEFRVDLIFHHGRLVAREGRPLFSSRPRHALASTMKVRSFSREDLKLPAARAPLPVIQVIPGQILTRKAHLPLKIERGEVVPDPQRDILKAVVVERHRATGNIGLGLVRGFGLREGALASSVAHDSHNIVAVGAGDADLYAAIQEIIRLGGGLVVTRGGKALASLPLPIAGLLSDLPLEEVVARLERLQALARGLGCPLPSPFATLSFIALPVIPELRLTDKGLVDVDSFRVID
- a CDS encoding exonuclease SbcCD subunit D; translated protein: MKLLHFSDLHLGVETYGHIDPATGLSSRLGDFLRCLDVVVERALEGDVDLVLFCGDAYKSRRPEPTEQREFARRLARLASKDVPVLLLTGNHDTPAGVGRAAALEVFPALAVKNLTVAHRAGTFRVETKSGPLQVVALPWPRPGAFLAREEARGLGMEELDRRVEEKVYGVLDEEVKNLDPGVPAVLAAHFWVYGAKVGSERGMVVGREPVFQAANLAREAFSYIALGHIHRQQILRQDRPVVAYSGSLERLDFSEEGGEKGFFVVDIKGKEALPTFHPTPARRFLTIEINPDPGADPTRAVLEAISLRAEEIKGAIVRVQVKLVEGAAINEAEVRKALREAYFALPLAVQVERKARPRLDVEARGLPPEKALELYLEIKQVPAERKARLLEYGKRLLREKLEGV
- a CDS encoding glycine--tRNA ligase, producing MAAKVDMEKLVSLCKRRGFIFPGSEIYGGLGAFWDYGPLGVELKSNVRQAWWRAVVQERDDVVGLDSAILMHPQTWVASGHVQGFTDPLVECKSCHLRWREDMARDGRCPSCGGELTEPRMFNLMFRTHVGPVEEDSTVVYLRPETAQGIFLNFQNILASSRKKVPFGIAQIGKAFRNEISPGNFIFRTREFEQMEMEYFVRPGTDEEWFKYWVEERFNWYLSLGIKKENLRLRPHGKDELAHYAKDCHDVEYLFPMGWSELEGIANRGDFDLRQHSQSSGKALDYFDEETGQHFIPYVIEPSAGVDRTALALLVDAYDEEPDKEGIRVVLRFKFSMAPVQMAVLPLSRKENLTKLAGELYSRLRKSFRCQYDDAQSIGRRYRRQDEIGTPLCLTVDFQSLEDHMATLRHRDSMEQIRVPIAVLEPTLSAKLEGESFLTLPPGGQVWLGQRGENSSSPSP
- a CDS encoding MBL fold metallo-hydrolase, which produces MSKPLTGCPLPPILKEMPQIQEVADKTYRLEARLPQEKGLFSFYSIYLIDEGGGALIEPGPAAVVPDIREGMDKLRMGSLSYILPTHIHMDHAGATGMLARLFPQARVVVHPSGARHMTDPARLIESTRLALGADFEERYGPILPVPPAQLHIPEDGETLSLDGRKLQVVYSPGHAPHHLSYLDMKTGGLFCGEALGLPEHGTPLPYTPQPSFDLEVYLESMEKLRALRPKILFFSHQGVGKEPERLISLAKENARAFSDIILQALKAGATQQEIEGKIRDYLHKRFGAAADMSDPSLTIAGYTLYFKRKGLLPASN
- a CDS encoding YIP1 family protein, with translation MKAFVSYIGGTITRPRNTFVRLLADSRRYRYGLISMLAIVTLYTLAILLLELADADITIPAWLAIPAENYYFWEVFFIAPVMILAWILAAGVVQVLGRCFGGDGEYEDVFTLLGFGIAVPTYTTLIADWATALLFLSGAISQTKWLQLTSHGFWQVFVLGYLGAQLIWLIALFCIAAATVHKLRWRRAAFPGIVGVLVYQITLLVFIR
- a CDS encoding DUF4352 domain-containing protein, giving the protein MARKAIPALLLLVALLLSACRGSPAVTTPTPAPTPIPVFQGSAGDVTIIVRLIINPYNPERSELSPPRGFQLVRFILSLENKGTQPVLVNALDFILEDQQGSFYYGQGSLEAPLGLIHTLAPGASVQAVVTFTVAQGRALDRLKYIIASPIPQILSLSLRNP